Within Desulfolithobacter dissulfuricans, the genomic segment GAAGGGGAGCCCGGCTGCGAGGGCCGCAAGGGGATCGCCTGCAGGCTCTGGCTCCGCAGTCCCGAGGGCATCCGGCTGGCACCATGGCCCTGGGAGAAACTTCACCCTGCGGCCAATCCCCAGGGAGTGGTGGTGTTCGGGGCCTACCATTTTGCCACCGTCCGCGGTCTGGCCCGCATTGCCACCATCCTGGCCCACCATTACCATGCCCTGCCGCTGTCGGTTCGGATTCTGGACAAGCGTGAGCGGGGCAAGTTCTCCGAGGAGGAGCTGGGGGCCATGTTCCTGCCGGAGAAAGACGAGGCCGCAAGCCTGGGCTATCCCCTGCGGACCGAGGTCATCTATGACAGCCCGGCCTCCGGGCTGGTGGCGGCAGCGGAATACAACAATGCCCGGGCCGTGGTCCTGGGTTATCCGCGCGGGCACAAGACCTATGCCTTACGGAAGGTGGTGGACCAGGTGGCGGCCAATGTCCTCTGTCCGGTGGTGACGGTTCATTTCGTCGGAACCCTGGTCTGTGAGCGGATTCTGGTGCCCTTTCTCTTTTTCGAGGAGCTTGAGGAACTCCTGCCGGTGGTCGAGGCCGTGGCCACAGTCGGACATTCCCGGGTCACCTTCCTTCATCTCCTCCATCTCGACAGTTCCAGGGAGGAGATAGAGGCCAGTGAGCGTCGACTGGAGCAGTGGCTGGAGGAAAATTTCTTTGATGTCCAGACCCGGTTCCGGGTGGAGGCGGCCGAGTCCCGGCTGGAATCGATCCTCCAGGAATCCGCGTATCACGACTTCATTGTCATGGCCGCTGCCCGGCGAACCGGAATTAAACGGCTGTTTTTCGGGTCCCTGGCCGATGCCGTGGCCCGCAACTGTCAACATCCCGTGTTCGTGGTCCATGCTCCGGACCGGCGTCTGCTCGAAGCGGCAACCCTGCCGGAGTCTGCATGAAGTCCCCTGTTGTAGCGGTGATCGGCGGTGGTCCGGCCGGGCTCATGGCTGCCGGCCAGGCGGCCTCCTGCGGGGCCGCGGTGGTGCTGCTTGAAAAGATGCCGACTCCCGGCCGCAAACTCTGTATCACCGGCAAGGGGCGCTGCAATATCACAAACGTTGCCGAGCTCCCCGATTTTCTGGAACATTTCGGTGCAGGCGGCCGTTTTCTGCACCAGCCATTCGCCCGCTTTTTCACCCCGGCACTCCTTGCCTTTTTTGAAAACCTGGGGCTGCCGGTGGTGGTGGAGCGCGGTGGCCGGGTCTTTCCGCAAAGCGGGCAGGCCCGGGATGTCCTTCGGATCCTGCAGGGCTGGGTGCATCGGGCCGGGGTCAGGGTTCGGACCGGGGCTCCGGTTTCCCGCCTGCGGATTCGCGGGCAGCGGGTCATCGGTGTGGTCCTGGACAACGGAGAAAAAGTCTCCTGTGATGCGGTGGTGATCGCCACCGGTGGAGCCTCCTACCCGGGTACCGGCTCCACCGGGGATGGCTACCGGCTGGCCCGGGATACCGGTCACCTGCTGGTCGCACCCCGGCCGGCCCTGGTGCCACTGGAGACAGAGATGGATACCACACCCCTGGCCGGACTGTCACTTCGCAATGTCCAGGTCCGGCTGCTGGTCAAGGGGAAAAAGAAGCGCCAGCTTTTTGGCGAGATGGCCTTCACACGGTCGGGCGTTTCGGGTCCGGTGATTCTGACCCTGAGCGGCGCGGCGGTGGACGGGCTCCGGGCGGGGCAGCAGGTCAGTCTGGTGGTGGATCTGAAGCCGGCCCTGGACGAGCCGCGGCTGGATGCCCGACTGCTGAGGGATTTCTCGGCCCGGGCCCGGGAGCCGCTCTCCAGTGTTCTTCGCGGTCTGCTGCCGCGGGAACTGGTTGGAATCTGTCTCGCACAGACCGGGCTTGTCCCGGAAAAACCAGCGGCCCAGGTGCGGGCCAAGGAGCGCCGCCGGCTCAAGAGCTGGCTCAAGAACTTTCGCCTGGAGATCAGTGGCTATCGGCCCCTGAAAGAGGCCATTGTCACGGCCGGCGGAGTGGATACGCGCGAGGCGGATCCCCGGACCATGCAGTCAAAACGGGTGGCCGGGCTCTATTTTGCCGGTGAGGTGCTCGATATCCAGGGCGACACCGGGGGCTATAACCTGCAGGCGGCCTTTTCCACCGGCTGGCTGGCCGGGCGCTCGGCGGCCGGGACAACGGGGTGACCATGTTTCTGCCGACCACCGAAAAAGAACTTCGCCAGTTGGGCTGGGACCGGCCCGATATTATCCTGGTCACCGGCGATGCCTATATCGACTCGCCCTTTATCGGCGTGGCCCTGGTGGGCAAGATCCTCATGGCGGCCGGATACCGGGTGGCAGTGATCGCCCAGCCCGAGGTGGACTCGGGCCGCGATATAACCAGGTTGGGAGAGCCGAGGTTGTTCTGGGGCGTATCCGGCGGCTGCATCGACTCCATGGTGGCCAACCGTACAGCCACCGGCAAGCGACGACACCGGGATGACTACACCCCGGGCGGTGCCAATACCCGCCGCCCCGACCGGGCCGTCATTGTCTATGCCAACCTGATCCGTTCTCATTTCAAAAATACCTGTCCCATTGTCCTGGGTGGAATTGAGGCCAGCCTGCGCCGGATTGCCCATTACGACTACTGGTCCAGCAAGGTGCGCCGTTCCGTTCTTTTTGACGCAAAGGCGGATTATTTGCTCTACGGTATGGCGGACCGCTCAATAGTGGAACTGGCTGACGTATTGCAAAGCGGCAGGGATCCGCGGGCGATCCGTGGTCTCTGCTATGCTGCCGCCAGGCCGCCGGAGGAGTGCCTGGTTCTGCCATCGTTTCAGGAGACGGCGCAAAGCAAAACAGGCTTCCTCCGAATGTTTGAGCTGTTTTACCAGAACAATGATCCGGTAACCGCCCGGCCCCTGGCCCAGCAGCAGGATTCACGATTCCTGGTCCAGAATCCGCCTGCGCCGTATCTGAGCACCGAGGAACTCGACCAGGTACATGCGCTTCCGTTCGAACGGGAGCTGCATCCCTGGTATCGCCGGTTCGGGGAGGTTCGGGCTCTGGAAACCATCCGTTTTGCCATAACCACCCACCGGGGCTGCTACGGCGAGTGTAATTTCTGCGCCATTGCCGTGCACCAGGGACGAACCGTGCGTTGGCGCAGCCAGGAATCCATCCTGGCCGAGGCCCGGGATATCGCGGCCCATCCGCGGTTCAAGGGGGTCATTCAGGACGTGGGCGGGCCCACGGCCAACATGTATGGCTTTGAATGTCGTCGTAAACGCACAAAAGGATGTTGCCAGGACAAAAGGTGCCTGTATCCGGAGCCGTGCCCGGCGCTCGGTATCGATCACCGGCCCCAGGTCGAGCTTTTGCGCAGGCTCCGCCAAATCCCGGGAGTTCGCAAGGTGGTGGTGGCCTCGGGGGTCCGTTATGACATGATTCTGGCCGACCGGAAGCATGGGCGGGAATATCTGCGCCAGCTGGTCCGGCACCACATCTCCGGGCAGATGAAGGTAGCACCCGAGCATTGCGTGGACAAAGTGCTCGACTGCATGGGCAAGCCGGGCACCGGGAGCCTGCTGCGTTTTCGTGAGCTCTTTTACCAGCTCACCGAAAAAGAGGGGCTGCCGCAGTTTCTCACCTACTACATCATTGCCGCCCATCCCGGCTGCACCCGGGAAGACATGGCGGCCCTCAAACGGTTTGCCCGCGAGAAGCTCAAGCTGATTCCGCGCCAGGTTCAGGTGTTCACGCCCACCCCCTCCACCTGGTCCACCCTGATGTACTGGACCGGGAAAAACCCCTTCACCGGCACGCCCTGTTTTGTCGAACGGACCGCTGCCGGCCGGGAGAAGCAGAAACAGGTGCTGATTTCCGCCCTGGTTGACAGGAAGCAGGCTCCCGGGGACAGGGAGCGAGCAAAAAAACCGGCCCGCTCCGGGAGGCGTGGTCGAAAAGGGCGCCGGGGCGGAAAAACCGGCTCCAACTTGTGACAATCAGCAGGAGGAGAGAAAAATGCCCCATTTTGGACTCATGGACGAAGGTGAGATGATTCCCCGGGACGCCGCCCTCCTTCGGGCCCGGCTCCACGTGCGTTGCGGCCGACGCCGGCTTTTTGAGGGGAAGTTGCCGGAGGCGGTGGCCACCCTCTACGACGGTCTGCTGGCCGCCATGCGTTGGTACGCGCTCACCGACGGGGAGGTGCACCGCCAGATCCACACCCGGGGAGACAGACTGCTTGAAGACGATGTGGAATTGCAGAAACTCCTGCTGGAGCATGGGGCCTGGGATGATGTATTGGATTTTCAGGGGTTGCGCTCCCTGGTCGACGATGCCATGGAGGGGCGGCTGGCCGATTTTGACCGCCACCGTCTCATGGAGCAGATAGAAGCGGTCTTGACCCGGCTCGGGGTCCTGCCCTTTGACGAGGATGCTCTGCCGCCGGAGGATCCAGAGACCCTGTAGGAGCAGTCCGCCCGGGCTGCAACGAAGGAAAACCCAG encodes:
- a CDS encoding YgiQ family radical SAM protein, which translates into the protein MFLPTTEKELRQLGWDRPDIILVTGDAYIDSPFIGVALVGKILMAAGYRVAVIAQPEVDSGRDITRLGEPRLFWGVSGGCIDSMVANRTATGKRRHRDDYTPGGANTRRPDRAVIVYANLIRSHFKNTCPIVLGGIEASLRRIAHYDYWSSKVRRSVLFDAKADYLLYGMADRSIVELADVLQSGRDPRAIRGLCYAAARPPEECLVLPSFQETAQSKTGFLRMFELFYQNNDPVTARPLAQQQDSRFLVQNPPAPYLSTEELDQVHALPFERELHPWYRRFGEVRALETIRFAITTHRGCYGECNFCAIAVHQGRTVRWRSQESILAEARDIAAHPRFKGVIQDVGGPTANMYGFECRRKRTKGCCQDKRCLYPEPCPALGIDHRPQVELLRRLRQIPGVRKVVVASGVRYDMILADRKHGREYLRQLVRHHISGQMKVAPEHCVDKVLDCMGKPGTGSLLRFRELFYQLTEKEGLPQFLTYYIIAAHPGCTREDMAALKRFAREKLKLIPRQVQVFTPTPSTWSTLMYWTGKNPFTGTPCFVERTAAGREKQKQVLISALVDRKQAPGDRERAKKPARSGRRGRKGRRGGKTGSNL
- a CDS encoding NAD(P)/FAD-dependent oxidoreductase; its protein translation is MKSPVVAVIGGGPAGLMAAGQAASCGAAVVLLEKMPTPGRKLCITGKGRCNITNVAELPDFLEHFGAGGRFLHQPFARFFTPALLAFFENLGLPVVVERGGRVFPQSGQARDVLRILQGWVHRAGVRVRTGAPVSRLRIRGQRVIGVVLDNGEKVSCDAVVIATGGASYPGTGSTGDGYRLARDTGHLLVAPRPALVPLETEMDTTPLAGLSLRNVQVRLLVKGKKKRQLFGEMAFTRSGVSGPVILTLSGAAVDGLRAGQQVSLVVDLKPALDEPRLDARLLRDFSARAREPLSSVLRGLLPRELVGICLAQTGLVPEKPAAQVRAKERRRLKSWLKNFRLEISGYRPLKEAIVTAGGVDTREADPRTMQSKRVAGLYFAGEVLDIQGDTGGYNLQAAFSTGWLAGRSAAGTTG